DNA sequence from the Ruminococcus albus 7 = DSM 20455 genome:
TCTATATACTTATGAAATGCAGCTATTCAGCAACTGGGACTAGCTGGGCTATAAAGCCTGTTAATTATGAGTCGGTAATAAATCTTCTCAACGGTGCTTTTCGTATGCTTCAAAACGTCATCATCGAACATAAGGACTGCATCGACCTTATAAGATTTCACGATGCACCGGGAACGTTTTTCTACTGTGACCCGCCTTACTATATGGCGGAAGACCTGTATAACGGTGTTCCGCTGTTTGGAGATGATAAGCACAAACAGCTTCATGACACGCTTCTGAACTGTGAAAGCAAGGTGCTGCTGTCCTACAATGACTGCCACTTTATAGATGAGCTGTACTGCGAGGACAAGTGGTTTAAGATGCGTGTAGCAAGACCCAACAGTATGATCCTGCATAACGAACCGGGTGCGCTGTACAATGAATTCCTCATAGCAAACTATGACATTTTCAGCCTATATAATAACGGGGTGCAAACAACATTTTTCAATGACTACGAACCTATTGACAATGAAGGGAGAATTGTTTTATGAATAAGATCATTACAGGAACAGTAATATCAGTAAATGGAAAGTTTTCTTTTTCGGGACTTTATGATGCACAGGGCACTCCTGTCTGCATCAGCCTTGAAAAGAATGATGACGATATAATACTTGCAGTCGTAAAAGAGCCGGAAGAACATAAGAAAGACAGAACTGCCGACTGCGGGATATCCGAAGAAGAGATAGACAGGACTTGTCAGGCACAGGATAACTGCGATGATTGCCCGCTGTTTGACTATTGCATGGAGGTTTATGCAGATGAATACGATAAATGAAATGCTTGGTGAAAAGCACTGTGAACAGCATAGCGAACCACAGGACTATGAGGACAAGCTCCTTATTATCAAGCCCGAAAAGCTAAAGGAGCAGTACCGTAACCCAGTAGTCCAGTATTTTTATGCCACAAGCGGATTTGGCTGTAATCCGATAAACGGAGAAAAGAAAGTGTTCGGACATTTCCTTGCCGACGGGATGAAAGAACAGCTTTACCGCAGTGATTTTGTAGGTGTTGCTGACAAAAATCAGCTTCCGTCATGGGCAACCAGAAGGCTTGAGATACTTGAAAAGCCAAAGATGAAGATCCGTGTTTTTCAGCTGAAAAACGGCAGTGACAACCTTTTTATGAACCATGATCATACTATGTCACATGGAGATATACAGGCAGAGAAATATATGCAGGTCTATGGCGGTGAAGTACTTGCAGACAGTCTGGAAGAAGTGTTCACAATCGGCAATACAGATCAGCCGCCCGGATATTTTGGACGTTCTCTTTCGGTCAGTGACGTTATCCAGGTATGCGAGGGTAAGGAAAAGGGGTTCTATTTTGTTGACAGCTTCGGATTCAAAAAGACAGAGGATTTCGATATCGAAAAGACAGACCACAAAAAAATGATGAAGATACTTGTGCTCGAAAATGACAGACAGCCCTATACAGCCGAGATCAGACGAGAGATCCATGCAATGCAGAGTGTGGTAGGAGGCTGTATAGAGCCTGTGTATTTTGAACCGAAGGGTGATGCACTCTGCTGGTGCAATGATGAGTTCCTGCTGAACGGATCCGCCCCAAATCGTAAGATAGGGGAAGTACTTGTTCACGGTACATGTTATATTTCGGGTGACAGTGTGAACGAGTATGGTGAGTATGACTCCTGTTCACTAACAGACGAGCAGATCGAAAGGTATAAAGAGATGTTCCCGCAGTCTGTCATATGTCTGGTCAAAGCAGAAGATATGGCAGAAAATGAATCGGAGTGCTTAACGCAGAATATGGATTGAAAGGAATGATAATATGAAGATAAATGCCAATATAAACAGGATCATAGACAAGCCGGATTCGAGCATCAAAGCCTTTGCATCAGCAAGTTTTGACGGTTATTTCGCGGTTCACGGCATAAAGGTATGCGAGGGTGAAAAGGGATTGTTCATATCAATGCCCTCGACCTCCTATTCCAATCAGAATGGAGAAAAGAAGTATCCGGACATATTTCACCCTATAACAAAAGGAGCAAGAGAAGCGCTGAATACAGCTGTAATTAGAGCGTATAACTCTGCACTTGCACAGTCTCAGGAATCAGACATAGAAGTGCAGGATACTCCTGATGAAGAAACAGCAGAACAAAGCATTTATGATCACGATCCGAAGATGCCTTTGTAAAAAACAAGCTGGGAAATCAGTCGAAAAGGTAGAACTTTACAAAAAAGCCTTGACAAAAGGAAGCGTATGTAGTATCGTAGTGCTAGAAGAGAGGAGCTGATAGCATGAAAAAAGCAATGCTCATAACTATATTCGCTGTCCTGCTGACAGGGTGCGGCAGCACAGGAACGGAAAATGCTGATGCAGAAACCAAGGCGGTAAGCCAAGTGACAATGACTTCACACGTTACAACATCTTCCGATTCTGAAATAGAAACTGTTCCTGCTGAAACTACCGATACGACTATAAAAGAAGTAAGCACAACAGTATCCGATATATTATCAGCAAAAAAGACTACTGCCAATAGTGCAAAGAGTAACAGCACTTCAAATAAGCAGACCGATAAAACAGTAAAAACTCAGTCTCAGACTTCAAGACAGATCTCATCGCAGAATCAAACTCAGAACGAAACAGGATCAAAGGACACGGAGAACAGATCCTCAGCTACTACAACTGTTCAAACCACTCCTGCGCTTAAAACTACAACTACCACCACATTAACAACAACCACAGTAACGAAAACTGTCACCGAGCAGATCACCGAAGCTATCCCCGAAGAACCTGTTATAGATGAACGTTCCGCAATCGAAAGATGGCTGCATAACTTCGGAGATGCCAATGATAAAAGCTATTATGTAAGTATAGGTCAGGGTCTCCCTAACGATGGCTCCGACTACAGCAAAGCACAGGCTGTATATGATCATATGCAGAACAGTTTTTACGGTGAAAGAAACTGTGTATATATGTCCAGTGTAACCTATGCACTTTGTCAGGGCATAGGACTGGAATGCGGATACGCACTGATCAGTGACTGGTACAATCACTGTGCAAATACAGTAAATATAGACGGTACATGGTATGTGCTGGATACTCAGGCTTCGGGATTCTTATGCGGCGACCTCGGATACACAAGTATTCTGGATGAATATGAAGAATCGCTTGGGATAACACTAAGCGAAGACGATCACGATTAGAAAGGAAAAACTAT
Encoded proteins:
- a CDS encoding DNA adenine methylase, which codes for MSNQHYGGCDPPIPWIGGKSVLIPVIRRIMPDYPKKYVEAFGGGGALTFSGKIAPIQIYNDFNQHLVNFMRTLKSRADELISRLTGVYNADGSLREDLVKEYFLNARDQFIISSKVFYHGEDFEDFYEQIKKIINSAQTHDEKLHKLWLAGEIIKEYDDRTKDPKLWDAVNFYILMKCSYSATGTSWAIKPVNYESVINLLNGAFRMLQNVIIEHKDCIDLIRFHDAPGTFFYCDPPYYMAEDLYNGVPLFGDDKHKQLHDTLLNCESKVLLSYNDCHFIDELYCEDKWFKMRVARPNSMILHNEPGALYNEFLIANYDIFSLYNNGVQTTFFNDYEPIDNEGRIVL
- a CDS encoding transglutaminase is translated as MKKAMLITIFAVLLTGCGSTGTENADAETKAVSQVTMTSHVTTSSDSEIETVPAETTDTTIKEVSTTVSDILSAKKTTANSAKSNSTSNKQTDKTVKTQSQTSRQISSQNQTQNETGSKDTENRSSATTTVQTTPALKTTTTTTLTTTTVTKTVTEQITEAIPEEPVIDERSAIERWLHNFGDANDKSYYVSIGQGLPNDGSDYSKAQAVYDHMQNSFYGERNCVYMSSVTYALCQGIGLECGYALISDWYNHCANTVNIDGTWYVLDTQASGFLCGDLGYTSILDEYEESLGITLSEDDHD
- a CDS encoding SpoVG family protein — encoded protein: MKINANINRIIDKPDSSIKAFASASFDGYFAVHGIKVCEGEKGLFISMPSTSYSNQNGEKKYPDIFHPITKGAREALNTAVIRAYNSALAQSQESDIEVQDTPDEETAEQSIYDHDPKMPL
- a CDS encoding YodL domain-containing protein → MNTINEMLGEKHCEQHSEPQDYEDKLLIIKPEKLKEQYRNPVVQYFYATSGFGCNPINGEKKVFGHFLADGMKEQLYRSDFVGVADKNQLPSWATRRLEILEKPKMKIRVFQLKNGSDNLFMNHDHTMSHGDIQAEKYMQVYGGEVLADSLEEVFTIGNTDQPPGYFGRSLSVSDVIQVCEGKEKGFYFVDSFGFKKTEDFDIEKTDHKKMMKILVLENDRQPYTAEIRREIHAMQSVVGGCIEPVYFEPKGDALCWCNDEFLLNGSAPNRKIGEVLVHGTCYISGDSVNEYGEYDSCSLTDEQIERYKEMFPQSVICLVKAEDMAENESECLTQNMD